A window of the Parabacteroides merdae ATCC 43184 genome harbors these coding sequences:
- a CDS encoding restriction endonuclease subunit S produces MEQWKEYKLSDILSIVSGFAYKGEYLGKGESLLLGMGCVSYSELFLEKGMRPYAGEFPERYSVEAGDIVLATRQQSDNLPILGMPAIVPQKFKGKKMVFGANLYKVVPKSPEFPIDYIYWLLKTPAYIRHIRSCQTGTTVRMITKANIEDYAFMCPCKEQRNQISKLLWDIEMKIVLNRRINDNLEQQAQALFDHYFDSGSIYLEDSIMGCLTDIAVYLNGLAMQKFPATDIERSLPVLKIKELGQRKCDDCSDRCSDSIDADYIIDNEDIIFSWSGTLMVDVWCGGKCGLNQHLFKVTPLKNYPRWFVYYWTNRHLKKFKLIAKDKAVTMGHIRRGDLENAEVAIPTNLNMLEINARINPLFQSIIDRRLEITKLENIRDALLPKLMSGELTINEI; encoded by the coding sequence ATGGAACAGTGGAAAGAATACAAATTGTCAGATATACTAAGCATTGTCAGTGGCTTTGCCTATAAAGGGGAGTATCTTGGAAAAGGAGAGTCATTATTGCTTGGCATGGGCTGTGTGTCTTATTCTGAATTATTCCTTGAAAAAGGAATGCGCCCTTACGCAGGAGAATTTCCCGAAAGGTATTCGGTTGAAGCTGGTGATATAGTTTTAGCTACACGGCAACAATCCGACAATCTTCCAATTTTAGGTATGCCAGCTATCGTACCTCAAAAATTCAAGGGGAAGAAAATGGTTTTTGGCGCAAATCTCTATAAAGTTGTTCCCAAATCTCCTGAGTTTCCAATCGACTATATATATTGGCTTCTTAAAACCCCTGCCTACATTCGTCACATACGGTCGTGCCAAACAGGAACTACTGTTAGGATGATAACGAAAGCAAATATAGAAGACTATGCTTTCATGTGCCCTTGTAAGGAGCAACGTAATCAAATAAGCAAATTGCTCTGGGATATTGAAATGAAAATCGTGCTGAACCGCCGGATAAATGATAATTTAGAGCAGCAGGCGCAGGCATTGTTCGACCACTACTTTGACAGTGGAAGCATATATCTTGAAGATTCTATTATGGGATGTTTGACTGATATAGCCGTCTATCTAAACGGGTTGGCAATGCAGAAATTTCCGGCAACTGATATTGAACGAAGTTTACCAGTACTTAAAATAAAAGAATTGGGACAACGTAAATGCGATGATTGTAGCGACCGCTGTTCGGATTCCATAGATGCAGATTACATTATAGACAATGAGGATATTATATTCTCATGGTCTGGAACTCTTATGGTTGATGTTTGGTGTGGAGGTAAATGTGGATTAAACCAACATTTATTTAAAGTTACTCCGTTGAAAAACTATCCACGGTGGTTTGTTTATTATTGGACAAACCGTCATTTAAAGAAATTCAAACTCATTGCAAAAGATAAAGCTGTAACAATGGGGCATATAAGGCGTGGTGACCTTGAAAATGCAGAAGTTGCTATTCCTACAAATCTGAATATGTTGGAAATTAACGCTCGAATAAATCCGTTGTTTCAATCTATCATTGATAGACGATTGGAAATTACTAAATTAGAGAATATTCGCGATGCGCTTCTCCCGAAGCTGATGTCTGGCGAACTGA
- a CDS encoding restriction endonuclease subunit S, translating to MWCCSTYGRRTSFPKNKRGNDNLEQQAQALFKSWFVDFEPFKDGEFVDSELGMIPKGWRVVCLGEVTKQVTEKVGNREDVTVLSPVNSGELVLSEEYFTKQVFSKNLSKYLIVNPLSFAYNPARINIGSIGLNEYDFVGCVSPVYVVFKCEPNYHYFFDFYKRTAVFKDEVALRAIGGVRQSLGYDDFSLIKTIYPTPDVVAEFNNLYLKMKEVITRNDIQNNKLTTLRDSLLPKLMSGELKINNFNR from the coding sequence ATGTGGTGTTGTTCGACATACGGCAGAAGAACATCATTTCCCAAAAATAAGCGTGGAAATGATAATTTAGAGCAGCAGGCACAGGCGTTGTTCAAGTCGTGGTTTGTGGATTTCGAGCCATTCAAGGACGGCGAATTTGTGGATTCGGAACTTGGAATGATACCAAAAGGTTGGAGGGTTGTTTGCTTGGGCGAAGTTACGAAACAAGTTACTGAGAAAGTTGGTAATCGAGAAGATGTAACCGTTCTTTCTCCTGTAAATTCAGGTGAATTGGTTCTATCAGAGGAATATTTCACAAAGCAAGTGTTTAGCAAAAACTTGTCGAAATATTTGATAGTTAATCCGTTGTCGTTTGCCTATAATCCAGCTCGTATCAACATCGGTTCTATTGGATTAAACGAATATGATTTTGTCGGCTGCGTTAGCCCGGTTTATGTTGTCTTTAAGTGTGAACCGAATTACCACTATTTCTTTGACTTTTATAAAAGGACTGCGGTATTTAAAGATGAGGTCGCATTAAGAGCTATTGGCGGTGTTAGACAATCATTGGGATATGACGATTTCTCTTTGATTAAAACAATATATCCAACACCTGATGTTGTAGCCGAATTTAATAACCTCTATCTGAAAATGAAGGAGGTTATAACGCGGAATGACATTCAAAATAACAAATTGACCACTTTGCGAGATTCACTTCTCCCAAAGCTGATGTCAGGTGAACTAAAAATCAATAATTTTAACCGCTAA
- the xerA gene encoding site-specific tyrosine recombinase/integron integrase produces the protein MKEKLIQEISTAMAEVLSFEQVAHLNSVLLQVVSQYTITEDGETLHENAVSNDRLLDIFLSAKQVEGCTTPTIKYYGSTIRQLFKKMPKKVTDYTTEDIRAYLAVFQRKNKSSRVTIDNIRRIFSSFFAWLEEEDYIIKSPVRRIHKVKTGTQVKEVLSDENIEQLRDSCTEIRDLAIIDILASTGMRVGELVKLNREDINFNERECIVFGKGNKERIVYFNARAKIHLQQYLASRKDRNKALFVSLAKPHKRLGISGVETRLRKLGRSAKIVRVHPHKFRRTLATMAIDKGMPVEQVQRLLGHVKIDTTMHYAMVNQSNVKLSHRKFIN, from the coding sequence ATGAAAGAGAAATTAATCCAAGAAATCAGCACCGCAATGGCAGAAGTGTTAAGTTTTGAACAAGTAGCTCACCTTAATAGCGTATTGCTTCAGGTTGTAAGCCAGTACACTATTACCGAGGACGGCGAGACATTGCATGAAAATGCAGTGTCGAATGACCGTCTGCTTGACATCTTCTTGTCTGCAAAACAAGTGGAGGGCTGCACCACTCCGACTATCAAATACTATGGCTCTACCATTCGGCAGTTGTTCAAAAAGATGCCTAAAAAGGTAACAGATTACACCACCGAGGACATCAGGGCCTATCTTGCCGTGTTCCAGCGGAAGAACAAGTCAAGCCGTGTAACTATCGACAACATCCGCCGGATATTTTCTTCATTCTTTGCTTGGCTTGAAGAAGAAGATTACATCATCAAAAGCCCCGTCCGCAGAATACACAAGGTTAAGACCGGAACACAAGTAAAAGAGGTATTGAGCGATGAGAATATCGAACAGCTCCGTGACAGTTGCACCGAAATCCGCGACCTTGCCATCATTGACATATTGGCTTCCACTGGTATGCGTGTGGGCGAGTTGGTGAAACTTAACCGTGAGGACATCAACTTCAACGAGCGTGAATGTATTGTTTTCGGCAAAGGGAACAAGGAACGTATCGTTTACTTTAATGCCCGGGCAAAGATACATCTGCAACAATACTTGGCTTCTCGCAAAGACCGAAATAAGGCACTCTTTGTTTCATTGGCTAAGCCGCACAAGCGTTTGGGTATTTCGGGCGTGGAAACACGTCTGCGCAAACTTGGCCGCTCGGCTAAGATTGTACGTGTTCATCCTCATAAGTTCCGGCGCACATTGGCTACAATGGCTATCGACAAAGGTATGCCTGTCGAACAAGTGCAACGGTTGCTTGGTCATGTCAAGATTGACACGACCATGCACTATGCTATGGTTAATCAAAGCAACGTAAAACTCTCACACCGTAAATTCATAAATTAG
- a CDS encoding type I restriction-modification system subunit M, whose translation MAKKAKTKDVAKKTIEQTLWDSANELRGNLDAAEYKSVVLGLVFLKYINDCFKVKHDELVAEGAGFEEDPDEYIGDNIFFVPTDARWDKIVKASLTAEIGVVIDTAMEALEQENRQLKSILPKNYARPELDKRRLGNVIDIFENNLHFTGTEARDVLGRVYEYFLGEFAREEGKKGGEFYTPSCVVRTIVEVIQPYKGKIFDPACGSGGMFVQSSKFIERHRGNINQISVYGQELNSNTWKLAQMNLAICGIEANFGDSFGDSFHDDKHPFLKADFVMANPPFNISKWGGDQLRDDPRWQYGIPPEGNANFAWMQHMLYHLADNGRIGLVLANGSLSSQQGTEGEIRKNIVNADLVEGIVAMPSQLFYNVQIPCCLWFLTKKKAQPGKTLFIDARNMGYMKDRTHRELSCGEETEDHGNDIGRIAETFEQFRAGTLETEKGFSAIATIEDIEKQDFILTPGRYVGIAEVEDDGEPFQEKMERLTSELSDLFAQSHTLENEIRKQLARIGFTVK comes from the coding sequence ATGGCAAAAAAGGCAAAAACAAAAGATGTAGCAAAGAAGACCATCGAGCAAACTTTGTGGGATTCAGCAAACGAATTACGCGGCAACCTTGATGCTGCCGAATACAAAAGTGTAGTGCTCGGACTTGTATTCTTAAAATACATCAACGACTGCTTCAAAGTTAAGCACGATGAACTTGTAGCAGAGGGTGCCGGCTTTGAGGAAGACCCTGATGAATATATCGGTGACAACATCTTTTTTGTTCCTACAGATGCCCGTTGGGATAAAATCGTCAAGGCTTCGCTTACTGCTGAAATAGGAGTTGTCATTGATACAGCAATGGAAGCGTTGGAGCAGGAGAACAGGCAGCTTAAAAGCATTCTCCCGAAAAACTATGCCCGTCCAGAACTCGACAAACGCCGCTTGGGCAATGTAATTGATATTTTTGAAAACAACCTGCATTTCACAGGAACAGAAGCCCGTGATGTGCTCGGGCGTGTATATGAATACTTCCTTGGAGAGTTCGCTCGTGAAGAAGGTAAGAAAGGCGGTGAGTTCTACACTCCATCATGTGTTGTCCGCACCATTGTTGAGGTTATCCAACCCTACAAAGGAAAAATCTTTGACCCGGCTTGTGGTTCGGGAGGTATGTTTGTACAGAGTAGTAAGTTTATCGAACGTCACCGAGGTAATATCAACCAAATTTCTGTTTACGGGCAGGAACTCAACAGCAACACATGGAAATTGGCACAAATGAATCTTGCCATTTGTGGCATTGAGGCTAACTTTGGCGACAGCTTCGGCGATTCATTCCACGATGACAAACATCCGTTCCTCAAAGCGGATTTCGTCATGGCTAATCCACCGTTCAACATTTCCAAATGGGGCGGCGACCAACTGCGTGACGACCCTCGCTGGCAATATGGCATACCGCCGGAGGGCAACGCCAACTTTGCTTGGATGCAGCATATGCTTTATCACTTGGCGGACAACGGACGCATCGGATTAGTGCTTGCCAACGGCTCGCTTTCCTCACAGCAAGGCACAGAGGGCGAAATCCGCAAAAACATTGTCAATGCAGATTTGGTAGAGGGCATTGTAGCTATGCCGTCGCAGTTGTTTTATAATGTGCAGATACCTTGCTGCCTTTGGTTCTTGACGAAGAAAAAGGCTCAACCGGGCAAGACGCTTTTCATTGACGCTCGCAACATGGGCTATATGAAAGACCGTACACACCGTGAACTGTCGTGTGGTGAAGAAACCGAAGACCACGGTAATGACATCGGACGGATTGCAGAAACCTTTGAACAGTTCCGTGCCGGAACGCTGGAAACTGAAAAAGGCTTCTCTGCAATTGCAACCATTGAGGATATAGAAAAGCAAGACTTTATCCTTACTCCCGGTCGTTACGTTGGCATTGCGGAAGTGGAGGATGACGGTGAACCGTTCCAAGAGAAGATGGAGAGGCTTACTTCCGAACTGTCGGATTTGTTCGCCCAATCGCATACACTTGAAAATGAAATCCGCAAGCAGTTGGCAAGAATTGGCTTTACCGTTAAGTAA
- a CDS encoding leucine-rich repeat protein, with amino-acid sequence MTTFSGSVFWGCEKLNKIDIPNSVTWIGPYSFYGCIGINKLTIKSKCAILKHSFDNCKNLQEIIFPESMDYIESDAFRGCHIDKIYCTGVPFSIKDDSFDERTKTECKLFVPNGMYNKYAWESKYWSEFKNIKEYNQNTVDNECVSFNNVNIRVIRRNIVLETVQNTHVSIYNINGTLVFSSSVKNNVSIPLQSGFYIVKYNDETKKIAIL; translated from the coding sequence ATAACGACATTTTCAGGTTCGGTATTTTGGGGGTGTGAAAAACTAAATAAAATAGATATTCCAAACTCTGTAACATGGATAGGGCCATACTCTTTCTATGGATGTATAGGAATTAATAAATTAACTATAAAAAGCAAATGCGCTATATTAAAACATTCATTTGACAATTGTAAAAACTTACAAGAAATCATATTCCCAGAATCAATGGATTATATAGAAAGTGATGCTTTTAGAGGTTGTCATATAGATAAAATATATTGTACAGGAGTTCCATTTTCAATCAAAGATGACTCATTTGATGAACGAACCAAAACTGAATGCAAATTATTTGTTCCTAATGGAATGTATAATAAATATGCCTGGGAATCAAAATATTGGAGTGAATTCAAAAACATTAAGGAATATAACCAAAACACTGTTGACAACGAATGTGTTTCCTTTAATAATGTGAATATAAGAGTTATTAGAAGAAATATTGTTTTAGAAACAGTTCAAAATACTCATGTTTCAATCTACAATATAAACGGCACATTAGTATTTAGTTCATCAGTGAAAAACAATGTATCAATACCACTCCAATCTGGATTTTATATTGTAAAATACAATGATGAAACAAAAAAGATAGCAATACTCTAA
- the pyrB gene encoding aspartate carbamoyltransferase, translating into MKSKSLVSIDQCSKEDILRILDNARKFEANPNRKVLEGKVAATLFFEPSTRTRLSFETAVNRLGGRVIGFSDASTTSSSKGETLKDTILMVSNYVDLIIMRHHLEGAARYASEVTDVPIINAGDGANQHPSQTMLDLYSIQKTQGKLTDLNITMVGDLKYGRTVHSLIVGMSHFNPTFNFIAPNELRMPDEQKNFCDKHGIKYNEYTEFTEDIINQTDILYMTRVQRERFTDLEEYERVKNVYILKNDMLKNSRENLRILHPLPRVNEIAYDVDDNPKAYYIQQARNGLFARQAIICEVLGISVED; encoded by the coding sequence ATGAAAAGTAAAAGTTTAGTTTCTATCGATCAATGCTCCAAAGAGGACATTCTTCGTATTCTGGATAACGCCAGGAAGTTTGAAGCAAATCCGAACCGTAAGGTACTGGAAGGCAAAGTTGCAGCGACCTTGTTCTTCGAACCCTCCACCCGCACACGTCTGAGTTTCGAAACTGCGGTGAACCGGTTGGGCGGCCGTGTGATCGGTTTCTCCGACGCTTCCACGACTAGTTCCTCCAAAGGCGAAACACTGAAAGATACCATCCTGATGGTAAGCAACTACGTCGATCTTATCATTATGCGCCACCATTTGGAAGGCGCCGCCCGTTATGCATCGGAGGTTACGGACGTGCCTATCATCAATGCCGGTGACGGAGCAAACCAGCATCCCTCCCAGACAATGCTGGACCTCTATTCCATTCAAAAGACACAAGGCAAGCTGACCGATCTCAACATCACAATGGTAGGCGACCTGAAATACGGACGTACCGTACACTCACTGATAGTAGGTATGTCTCATTTCAACCCGACATTCAACTTTATCGCACCAAACGAACTCCGCATGCCGGACGAACAGAAAAACTTCTGCGACAAACATGGCATCAAATACAACGAATATACCGAATTTACGGAAGACATCATCAACCAGACGGATATTCTGTACATGACTCGTGTACAACGCGAACGTTTCACCGACCTCGAAGAATACGAACGTGTAAAGAATGTGTATATACTGAAGAATGACATGCTGAAAAACAGTCGCGAGAACTTGCGCATCCTGCATCCGCTGCCTCGCGTGAACGAAATCGCTTATGATGTGGACGATAATCCGAAAGCCTATTATATCCAGCAGGCACGCAACGGACTGTTCGCCCGTCAAGCCATCATCTGCGAAGTGTTGGGCATTTCCGTTGAAGATTAA
- the pyrI gene encoding aspartate carbamoyltransferase regulatory subunit, whose protein sequence is MSAEKKKELQVAALENGTAIDHIPPSQLFKVAKLLGLENMDNTITIGNNFHSNKMGSKGMIKISDKFFCDEEINRIALIAPNVILNIIRDYEVVEKKTVTLPDELVGLVKCNNPKCITNNEPMPTRFDVIDKEKGTIRCHYCERKINKEDIIVK, encoded by the coding sequence ATGTCAGCAGAAAAGAAAAAAGAATTGCAGGTCGCCGCTTTAGAGAACGGTACTGCCATTGATCATATTCCCCCCAGCCAGTTGTTTAAAGTAGCCAAATTACTGGGGCTGGAAAACATGGACAATACGATTACGATCGGCAACAATTTCCACAGCAATAAAATGGGCAGTAAAGGCATGATCAAAATCTCCGACAAGTTCTTCTGTGACGAAGAGATCAACCGCATCGCCCTGATCGCCCCAAACGTGATCCTGAACATTATCCGCGATTACGAAGTGGTGGAGAAAAAGACCGTTACCTTACCAGACGAACTGGTAGGGCTCGTAAAATGCAACAATCCGAAATGTATTACCAATAATGAACCAATGCCGACTCGTTTCGATGTAATCGACAAAGAAAAGGGTACGATCAGATGCCATTATTGCGAACGTAAGATTAATAAAGAAGACATCATCGTTAAATAA
- a CDS encoding flavin reductase family protein, with product MKHDWKPGTMIYPLPAVMVSCGSEPSEYNIITVAWVGTICTNPPMCYISVRPERHSYPILKKNMEFVINLTTRSLAYATDWCGVNSGKDHTKFEEMKLTPGKASVVNAPIIEECPLCIECRVKEVMALGSHDMFIADVVNVQADDKYLDPETGAFDMQRADLLAYSHGKYYGLGDFVGKFGWSVRKKK from the coding sequence ATGAAACACGACTGGAAGCCCGGCACGATGATCTATCCGCTGCCAGCAGTAATGGTTAGTTGCGGCTCTGAGCCTTCAGAATACAATATTATCACTGTCGCGTGGGTGGGTACGATATGTACTAACCCACCGATGTGTTATATCTCCGTCCGTCCGGAACGTCACTCCTACCCGATCTTGAAAAAGAACATGGAATTTGTGATTAACCTGACAACCCGCTCTTTAGCATACGCAACAGACTGGTGTGGTGTCAATTCCGGCAAAGATCATACTAAGTTCGAAGAGATGAAACTGACGCCAGGAAAAGCCTCAGTCGTAAATGCTCCAATCATCGAAGAATGCCCGCTCTGCATCGAATGCCGGGTAAAAGAAGTAATGGCATTAGGCAGCCATGACATGTTTATCGCCGATGTGGTAAACGTGCAGGCCGACGACAAATATCTGGACCCGGAAACGGGAGCTTTCGATATGCAGCGTGCTGACCTGCTGGCTTATTCACATGGCAAATATTACGGATTGGGCGACTTTGTCGGTAAATTCGGCTGGTCGGTCAGAAAGAAAAAATAG